The Bacteroidia bacterium DNA window AAATATGAAAAAAATCATAAATCCAATATAATGCTATAAAAACTGAAAAATAAAGAATGCAATGAATCAAATTTATTAAACATAATTTGATCATTCTTTTTGAATTAATGAAAGATGTGTAAAAAAATAAAATTGATAATAGAATTAAACTGTTAAATAAGTCTTTAAATACCTCTAAATATATTTTGGGAGATGTATATATTGCTAATAAGAATATAAACAATAAAATAATTATTAAAAAGTAAAATTTAAGAAACAGTTTTATCTTTTGAAGGGTTATACATTTTTCTTTAACTAAATAAATAAAACAAATTAAATATAATACAATGAATGGATACTTAAAACTAGGTATAGATGCTCTAAATATAAATAAAAGCGTAGTTATATTTAGTAAACAGATTCTTAATTTAACTCTATTATTTAATAAAGAATAGAACATATTATCATAAAATAAATATTTTAACAACTACTAAAAATACAATTTTAGAATATTGTTTATAGTTTTTTATTCATCATACTAATAGAATGCTAGCAGTACAATCCTTCATTTGCCTCTTTATTCTTTTCATACGATGAAACTTTAAGAAAATGAGTGATAAAACTCTCTACAATTCATCTCTGGAAAATAATATTGAAACACGCCTCAACGTTACGGATCACAACCTCAAATTTATTTCGAAAAGAACTGACAATATATTCTTACAAGTTCTATCAGTTTTATCCTCAAAAATGAGTCTAACACAACAACTTCACTCCCTACTGATTTAAAGTAACTAATACGATAAATAGCATTTCTTCTTTAAATGATAAAATAAAAGTTGATAATCTTAGCGTTTATTATTTGGGAAAAGAGAATCGTTTATCTACCAACTTCATGATATAGTAAAGAAATATAATATTTACAGCAAAAAACAGTAAAGAAAAAGCTGAATACTGAATTGCTAACCAAACTAAAATCAAAATGAATAAATTAATTAAAATTGAATAAAATACTGTTTTTTGATGGCTAAAACCCGATTGTACAATGCGCTGATATGCATGCTTTTTATGAGCTTTCGAAAGAGTTTCCCTATTCCTCCACCGACGATAGAGGGTAAACGTTGCATCGAACCAAAAAAGTGAGGTGAGCATAAGCCAAACTACAATTGATGAATCACCCTTACTTTGATAGTAAATGGCGAAAACGCCAATAGTAAACCCAAGAAGAGTGCTACCCACATCGCCCATGAAGATTTTTGCTGGTTGCCAGTTCCAGACCAAGAAACCTGCTGTTACAGCGGCTAGCATAAGTGGAAGTGTAGCGCCAAACAATAAAAACGAAGCAATACCAATAAAAATAATCTCGGTACTAATGTATCCATCTATACCGTCCAAAAAGTTGAAAAGATTGGTAAACCATACTATCCCAACAATGGCGATAGCACTCAAAATAATTGTTTGGTAAACCGATAAACTCCAACCATCAATGTCCTTAATGCCTCCTAAAAGGAGAACGGCACCAACTGCCGATAAAATTTGTATTATTAATCGTGATCTTGCCGAAACTGTAACAATATCATCAACTAAACCAATAATCGAAATGGGTAAACCCAAAAGCAGAGCAAAGTATAAACTGCAATCAAGTTTATTGAAAAACCTCATGACGGTAATAACTATAAACCATGTAATCGCAATAGCAATCCCTCCTCCCCTTGGAGTGGGATTAGTATGAGAACTTCGCTCGTTAGGGATATCGATAATAGCCCGATTAATTGACCATATTCTAACCACATAGGTTAATAGCAAGGAAAAAACTACAGATAATAAAATAACAACACCATTAAACATCATTCAATTGTCTCCTAATTAAATTTATAGCACCATCTCCCTAATACCATCCTCAACAGAGTATCGGGTTATGTCATCCTCTTTGGGAAAATTAGTAAAAACGGATTGACCTCCGAACAATTTATTATACTCAGTTTTGAATAAAAATCGGAAAAAAAATTGTAAAAATCGCGGCATGTTAATAAGCAAGACCTTTCGATCAAGGTACTTTGCGATAATGCGAATGAGTTGATTTGTTGAAACAGGCTGATGGTCAGATAGAATAAAAACCCCACTCAGTTGATTAATTGTAATTTGACCGAGATATTGGGTGAGATTTTTAATATGGATAAAATCCCTTGTACAATTCGCATTTCCGAATGGCAATGGAAGTTTCAACCTTACTAGTTTAATTAATCTAAGCATGTTCCCTGGGGCATCTATTGCACCATAAACCATAGGAGGGCGAACAATAGCAACTTTAAATACATCATCCAACATGCTTAACAATTCAATATCCGCTTTCAGTTTTGAGGAGCCATAAGGAGTATTAGGACAGCAAATTGTATGCTCATCGATGTATTGAGAACCACCATAAACGGCGATGGTGCTCATTTGTATAAATAATCCTACTCCAGCTCTTTTCGCCTTCTGAGCGTTTAAAATGGTTAAGCGATAATTAACATCATCGTATATTGACTCATCCTTTATATCTGGTCGATGAACGATGGCAGAAAAATTTATTATAACATCAGCACCTTGGAATACAGACTCAGGAATAGTACTAAAATCAGGAATAAACAATTCATTCTTGACAGAGGAGCCCACTCGTGAGATTCCAATAATTGAATCGATTTTATCATGAACAAAATCGATATATCTTTTTGCTATAAAACTATCAGAGCCAATTACAACAATACGCATATTTAAAATCTAGAAAATGAAATTCTACAATTATTTGAACAACTCTTCAAGGCGACTAGTCAAATGTTTGTAATCGTAACTCTTTGAAGCGTCTTTTAATCGTTGCTGCATTTCAAGTCTTTCTGGAGCTGTCATTGAAACTAATTTACAGATAGCTTCAGCATATTCTTCTGATGATGAAAAGTCCTTAGCAATCCCCAAATTATTCTTTGTAATGGGACAAAACATCATTTCGAGATTGCAACAAATAGGCTGTCCACTGGCCATATATTGAAACATTTTGCTTTGGCTTCCCCCGTATCGCCCAAACTTTCCCTGAAGATAATTAAGAATGTTAACATTGGCGCAAGATAGAACATAGGGAACATATTTTGGATCAATCCATTTTTCTTTAAAAATAACATTATCGATGCGATGTTCTTTACAATAGCTGATAAGGCTCTCACGATCGTCCCCATCTCCATAGATTAAAAACCTGACATCATGAAGGTTTTTAATTTTCTCTGCAGCATCTATTAAATGCTTAAGATGGTTAGCTCGTCGAATCGAGCCCAGATAAATAACTCGTTTCGTCTCAGGATCAATAAGATCAGGATCATTTAGTTTATAACTTTGGAGAAATCTATTAAAATCGTCTAGATCTACACCATTGTTAATATAATGTACGTGCGATAAATCTATGTTTCCTCCCTCCTGAGTGGTCCATCCTTTCTCCCTTAAATATTGTTTACCACCTTCCATTGAAAAGACTAATTCATCAGCCCTCTCGTATAACCATCGTTCTGTTCGATATAAAAACCATGTTATAGGATTAGAACGACGCAACATACCCAAATCAACAAATGTCTCAGGCCATAGATCGAGAACCTCAACAATGTGCTTGGCATTTAAGCGTTTGGCAATAAAGTGAATTGGGTTGCTAAATGGAACTGTGGCTGTATGCAATATAATATCGGGTTTTGGAAAGTTCTTAACCACGCGTTTAAGGCGAAACGGAAATTGCAGTAGTCCAATAATCCTACCCAATCCATTTTTTCGATATAATTTTGTGTTAATATGAACAAATTTCAAATTATCATATTGACGCTCGATATATAGACTTCCATCGTCAATTAAGTTCATATTCATATTATGCATTACGCTTGATGCAAATATTGTTACATCGTACCCCGCTAGCGTTAGATATTGGGCAAATTTTATTGTCCGCAACCGTGGCTCCATTTGGGGAGGCATTGCATATTGATTTATGAGCCAGATTCGTTTCATCAATTACCACTTATTCATTATATCAATAACCCTATCAACTTCACTCTCCTTCATTACTGGGCTTATTGGTAGAGATAGCACTTCATTATGTATTTTTTCAGTAATTGGGAGATTAATATTATTATAATTTGAATAACAATTCTGTTTATGTGGTGGGATGGGGTAATGTATAATAGTTTGAATATTATGATCAGCTAAATATTTTTGTAAATCATCTCGATTAATAGTTCTAATTACAAATAAATGCCAAACATGATTTTCAGGGGAATTAGGATAGATTGGTAAAATTATTTTGTCGTTCTTAATATTATCGATATAGTGTTTTGCAATTGCTTTACGGATATCATTTTCTTTATCAATATACTTTATTTTTACTGTTAGGAAAGCCGCTTGTATCTCATCCATTCTACTATTTAAACCTGTATATGCATTTATATATTTTTGATTTGATCCATAATTTGAGATAGCTCTAATAGTGTCAGCTAATTTTGAATCGGATGTTGTAACGGCTCCACTATCTCCCAAGGCTCCAAGGTTTTTACCGGGATAAAAACTAAAACCAGCAGCATCGCCCAAGTTCCCAGTTTTGATACCATTAAAACTTGCACCAATTGCTTGAGCATTATCTTCAATAATCTTAAGGTTATACTTTGAAGCAATTGAAGTCAACTTTTCACTCCAACAAACTCTACCATATAAATGGACAATCATTATTGCACGTGTTCTATCCGATATTTTATTCTCAATATTATTTATATCAATATTGTAAGAATCTAAACTAGGTTCAACAAAAACCGGAATTAGTCTATTCTCTGTTATTGCAAGAACTGATGCTATATAAGTATTTGCTGGAACAATTATTTCATCTCCTTCTTGCATGTATCCTAACTCAATATAAGCCCGCAAAATTATTCTAAGTGCATCCAATCCATTTGCAACAGCAATTGCATGTTTAGCATTTGTATATTCAGTAAGTTTATTTTCAAATGACCTGCATCTCTCACCTAACAAATACCAACCACTGTCAATTACCTCATCGACCACTCGCTTTAATTCATCCTTATATTGGGCATTAATTTTTTGTAAATCCAAAAACTTAATCATATTGTTGGTTCTCCATCAATTAATATATATTTATTACCTTCTTTATCCTCTAATTTTAAAGAAAGAGATTTACCTCCTTTTGTAACGTATCCAACATGTTTTGCAGGATTGCCTACCCAAAGAGTAAATGGAGGTATATCTTTGGTAACCACTGCTCCTGCACCAATCATGGAATTTGCACCAATTTCAATGCCACATAATAAAACAGCTCCAGCTCCAATAGAAGCATTTTTTCTCACAATTGTTCTTTTAAGTTCAAATGATTGTTTTGCTCTAGGATATTTATCATTTGTAAATGTTACATTAGGTCCAAGTTGAACATTGTCTTCAATAGTAATACCGTCCCAAACATAAACACCGCATTTTACTGTTACATTATTCCCAATAACCACATCATTCTCTATAAATGTATGGGCACAAATATTACAATTATTACCAATCTTAGCATCTGGAAGTATGACCACGAATTGCCAAATATTTGTATTAGTTCCAATGTTTGTTGATTGAACCTCCGATAATTTGTGAATGTAGTAATCAGCCATTATATGTGTAGTTTAATTTCTTCAAAAATTCTTTTTTAGGGTTAACTCCCCGCTGCTTGTAGCATAATTTTTTATATTAGCATAAGTGTGAGAGCAAATATAAATATAATACACACAATGTATCTGTGTTGTTATATCATTTATATGTCTGGCTAAGAATAGGAGAGTTGTGTTTGATAAAATTGTTGATGAAGCCCTGAAAGTAGTATATCTTGAGATGGAAATATAAAGTACATTCTCTTGAAATAGGAACATATAAGAGCCATGTTCATTTTTTGATACAATCAGTTCCGAGCAAAAGTCCAACGCAAATAATAAGAATGTTGAAAATCATCACGGCAAGAAAAATATTCAGAATCCATCCTGAAGTAAAAACACAACTGTGGGGAGAGGAATTCTGGACAAATGGATATTTTGTGAATACAGTAAGTAAATTTGGTGATGAAACAACGACCTCAAAACATGTAAGGTATCAATGAGTTGAGAAAGACTATAATATTATGCACAAATTTGTTTTAAGATATTCCGTAACTTGCAGCATAGCAGTTTATTTTTCAGGATTCATTAAAAGATAATAATCATAAGGATTAATAAATGTGACTTTCTTAGAAAGAAGATAATCAATTATCTTTTTAAATTCACTAAACTTGTCAGCGTCCCAACTATTTGGATGAATCTGAAGAACTAAACATGGTTTTTCAGAAGAATAATTTTTTATAAATTTGGAATAAACTGGATCAGAAGTTGGGAATTCGATTTCAACAAATCGTTGCATGGTAAATTTTGTACTTCCTGGCAATCCAAATAACCAAACCTTTATATTTTTCTGGTTATTAATTGCTCTAACGGTGACTGAATCAATACCATTACCTGGTGCACCAAAAGTGTGAAATATAATGCCTAGTTTTTTGATAGCCAGACTATCAGTAAGTGACATATGTTTATACTGATAGGAATATGGTGTATTATAAAATTCTTTATATGATTCGCCATTTGGGTATTTCCCATCATAAATATGATTATAACCATGATTCCAAAGTTCAAAATTCCCTGATGCAGCAATAGATTTAAGGTATTTAAAGTATTTATTGTTACCTGCTTCAAGCGAATTTCCGATAACGCCAATACTTGCTTTAATTCCTTTGCTTTTAATGTAATCTATAAATGAAACCCATCTTTGAGGGACGATAGTATTTTCATCAAAAACCATATCATCTGCTTTTAAAATTACCAGCTGATTGAAAACGTTTATCTTGGCAATAGAAGCTCTTTTAGCACTATCAGGACCTGTAATAGTTACCGCTATAATATCTGAGACTACTGAATCAGGTGCATAATATTTAACAGAATTACCACTACCCTTAATCCTTCCAAACTCCGCAGTCCAGTCAAACTTCATATCGTCAAGGTCTGGATTCGATAACCCAATATTTAAAACTGTTGAATCTCCTATTTTCAGATACATGTTATCAGCACTTATAAAATTTTTTTGGATTTCAGGTACTTGGAGGTCAGGTTCAGTGCAACTATAAAAGTAGACTATTAACAGAAGTAAACCCGTTAAAAATTTTACGTTAAGTCTATTTCTAAATTGCATCAAATAATCGCAAAGATCCTTTCTTATTCCACCATTCCTACCATTAATTTCTACCATTGCAAAAACTTTATTGCGTTTGACAAACTTTGCTATTTCCTTATACCGACTGAAACTTCAGAACCAAATTCTTTTATTTCCTTAATTACTTTCTTAGTAAGGGTAAACAGTGCAGGCAATAATATGTTGGTTTCATAATATACTTTTTCTCAAATAAAAATAATATGCTGTTTTGAGATCGGTGTCAACATCATGCCTAATTATAAAGTGTTTTTCATTTTGAACAACATATTTGCTATTAACTTGCTTTTTATAAAATTCTTCGATAGTATGAAATAAATGCACTCTATTTGATACTTTCATTAGTAAATTATCGTACCAACTTAATCTGCTAGGACAAAAAATCATCGCATATTCTTTTTTAATGTCAAAAAACTCATAATT harbors:
- a CDS encoding glycosyltransferase family 4 protein, whose amino-acid sequence is MMFNGVVILLSVVFSLLLTYVVRIWSINRAIIDIPNERSSHTNPTPRGGGIAIAITWFIVITVMRFFNKLDCSLYFALLLGLPISIIGLVDDIVTVSARSRLIIQILSAVGAVLLLGGIKDIDGWSLSVYQTIILSAIAIVGIVWFTNLFNFLDGIDGYISTEIIFIGIASFLLFGATLPLMLAAVTAGFLVWNWQPAKIFMGDVGSTLLGFTIGVFAIYYQSKGDSSIVVWLMLTSLFWFDATFTLYRRWRNRETLSKAHKKHAYQRIVQSGFSHQKTVFYSILINLFILILVWLAIQYSAFSLLFFAVNIIFLYYIMKLVDKRFSFPK
- a CDS encoding NAD-dependent epimerase/dehydratase family protein: MRIVVIGSDSFIAKRYIDFVHDKIDSIIGISRVGSSVKNELFIPDFSTIPESVFQGADVIINFSAIVHRPDIKDESIYDDVNYRLTILNAQKAKRAGVGLFIQMSTIAVYGGSQYIDEHTICCPNTPYGSSKLKADIELLSMLDDVFKVAIVRPPMVYGAIDAPGNMLRLIKLVRLKLPLPFGNANCTRDFIHIKNLTQYLGQITINQLSGVFILSDHQPVSTNQLIRIIAKYLDRKVLLINMPRFLQFFFRFLFKTEYNKLFGGQSVFTNFPKEDDITRYSVEDGIREMVL
- a CDS encoding glycosyltransferase family 4 protein, encoding MKRIWLINQYAMPPQMEPRLRTIKFAQYLTLAGYDVTIFASSVMHNMNMNLIDDGSLYIERQYDNLKFVHINTKLYRKNGLGRIIGLLQFPFRLKRVVKNFPKPDIILHTATVPFSNPIHFIAKRLNAKHIVEVLDLWPETFVDLGMLRRSNPITWFLYRTERWLYERADELVFSMEGGKQYLREKGWTTQEGGNIDLSHVHYINNGVDLDDFNRFLQSYKLNDPDLIDPETKRVIYLGSIRRANHLKHLIDAAEKIKNLHDVRFLIYGDGDDRESLISYCKEHRIDNVIFKEKWIDPKYVPYVLSCANVNILNYLQGKFGRYGGSQSKMFQYMASGQPICCNLEMMFCPITKNNLGIAKDFSSSEEYAEAICKLVSMTAPERLEMQQRLKDASKSYDYKHLTSRLEELFK
- a CDS encoding DegT/DnrJ/EryC1/StrS family aminotransferase; translation: MIKFLDLQKINAQYKDELKRVVDEVIDSGWYLLGERCRSFENKLTEYTNAKHAIAVANGLDALRIILRAYIELGYMQEGDEIIVPANTYIASVLAITENRLIPVFVEPSLDSYNIDINNIENKISDRTRAIMIVHLYGRVCWSEKLTSIASKYNLKIIEDNAQAIGASFNGIKTGNLGDAAGFSFYPGKNLGALGDSGAVTTSDSKLADTIRAISNYGSNQKYINAYTGLNSRMDEIQAAFLTVKIKYIDKENDIRKAIAKHYIDNIKNDKIILPIYPNSPENHVWHLFVIRTINRDDLQKYLADHNIQTIIHYPIPPHKQNCYSNYNNINLPITEKIHNEVLSLPISPVMKESEVDRVIDIMNKW
- a CDS encoding N-acetyltransferase — translated: MADYYIHKLSEVQSTNIGTNTNIWQFVVILPDAKIGNNCNICAHTFIENDVVIGNNVTVKCGVYVWDGITIEDNVQLGPNVTFTNDKYPRAKQSFELKRTIVRKNASIGAGAVLLCGIEIGANSMIGAGAVVTKDIPPFTLWVGNPAKHVGYVTKGGKSLSLKLEDKEGNKYILIDGEPTI
- a CDS encoding DUF2334 domain-containing protein; amino-acid sequence: MYLKIGDSTVLNIGLSNPDLDDMKFDWTAEFGRIKGSGNSVKYYAPDSVVSDIIAVTITGPDSAKRASIAKINVFNQLVILKADDMVFDENTIVPQRWVSFIDYIKSKGIKASIGVIGNSLEAGNNKYFKYLKSIAASGNFELWNHGYNHIYDGKYPNGESYKEFYNTPYSYQYKHMSLTDSLAIKKLGIIFHTFGAPGNGIDSVTVRAINNQKNIKVWLFGLPGSTKFTMQRFVEIEFPTSDPVYSKFIKNYSSEKPCLVLQIHPNSWDADKFSEFKKIIDYLLSKKVTFINPYDYYLLMNPEK